AAGCTCCAATTGTACTCTCTAAGAAGAATGAATCGTAGAACATTTCTCCGATATTTCCAGCAAAAGTGCTGATTTTCACGTTCGTGTCCATAGAACCATCTTTCAAATAGAGTATGCGTTCTGGAGGTAAGTCTGACAAAACAAATGGAGAATGCGTTATCAAGAAAATGTTAAATGAATGCGTGTCAGTTAATTTCATATTTTTCAAAATATCAACTAGTTTTTTCACAAAAATTCTTTGATACTCAGGATGAAAACATAATTCTAGCTCGTCAAATATCATATTGATATTTTTATATTGGAGGCGAGAACCATTCACGGACATTATATTTCGAACGTGGTACAAATGGGTAGAAATAGTTTGCAATAATTGAAGTTCGCCAGAACTCATTCTATTATAAAGAACCTCCTTTTTTTCCATTTCATCATACAGATAAATATCGTACTCTAATATAGAGGGTGGTAAGCACTCAATAATTTCATCTAGCGAAAAATCTCTTTCTTCATCAACAAAATCACCGTCCCAAGGTTTTGCATGGATGAAAGGCATTAAAAAATAATTTCCATCTTTATCGCGTGTAAAATTATTCCATTCGTCTTTTTTCTTTTTTATTGTATTTCTAATTTCTTCCAAATACAAGTCAAAATAATTTATCGGATCGTTTAAATCGCGGTCTCTGAATATTTTTTTATTTTCATCTTCTATACTAAGGAAATTAATAACTTGATGAATCTTTGTAACCACATGTGAAGAGTCAGAGGACATTGTATCAAGCAATGCTTTAAAATTAGTTCTGTCAACATCGTCAATATCTTTTAGCTTAAGATCTTCTATGCCCCCATCACGAAAAGTTTCATATAAATGATATTTTGGAAGCGATAAAATTTTACCTTGAAGATAAACTAGAGCAATTTTTTTTATGGGTATTGATTTTTTTGTGATGTTTAAATGAAAGTGATTTATAATAATATTTGATATGCTAGTAGGATCACTTCCTAGCCAACCATCTACTATACCTAACATTTCTTGGGGGTCGGTTATTCTTTTAAACTTTTCCCACTCATTAAATTTTTCAGTTGCAAAATCGCCTCTAAAAAAAAGTTCAACCCTATTC
The window above is part of the Fibrobacter sp. UWH6 genome. Proteins encoded here:
- a CDS encoding AAA family ATPase gives rise to the protein MLPHMLMMPPKKQWEKSKNLYKNLLSEKDYKNLEESKPINKRFFFNDFYEHNKQGELKKTSFDERFNSDTFFGERINVQAIVGKNGSGKSTLMELIYIAINNFACIFTHLMPRSNFFSLGLYLNLYFNIDSIEYKMKCEETSISLGLRTPVVSNYRPDVLDVINFVEVSGSQAQNIADKFFYTIVSNYAILSFVPSNYRSNCKELCRLHGPLLNNKWLANDSSESWIQRIFHKNDGYTCPIVLNPMRNEGAIDVEKEMQLSKYRILALLIYAKVHNLSFDDRYKLNRVELFFRGDFATEKFNEWEKFKRITDPQEMLGIVDGWLGSDPTSISNIIINHFHLNITKKSIPIKKIALVYLQGKILSLPKYHLYETFRDGGIEDLKLKDIDDVDRTNFKALLDTMSSDSSHVVTKIHQVINFLSIEDENKKIFRDRDLNDPINYFDLYLEEIRNTIKKKKDEWNNFTRDKDGNYFLMPFIHAKPWDGDFVDEERDFSLDEIIECLPPSILEYDIYLYDEMEKKEVLYNRMSSGELQLLQTISTHLYHVRNIMSVNGSRLQYKNINMIFDELELCFHPEYQRIFVKKLVDILKNMKLTDTHSFNIFLITHSPFVLSDLPPERILYLKDGSMDTNVKISTFAGNIGEMFYDSFFLESTIGAFAEEKIKRLIDIRNGLNPNTKSPFTGDEKKEFEKERMEILNKVGDPVLKSLLE